The DNA region AACCATAAGAAAAAAATACAATTTAGAAAATAAAAAAGTACTTCTTTCTGTTGGACGGCTTGTTACCAGAAAAGGCCATGATTTTGTTATAAAAGCATTGCCGAATATTTTAAAATCTTTCCCTGATACAATATATTTAATTGTAGGAAAGGGGAATGAAAAGAATAGATTGAGAGAATTAGTAAAAGGGTTAACCTTGGAGAAAAATGTTGTTTTTGTCGGTTATGTTCCAGATAGTGAACTTAATGGTTATTACAATGCGTGTGATATTTTCATAATGCCAAGTCGTGAACTATCCGGGGACGTAGAAGGATTTGGTATTGTTTATTTGGAAGCAAATGCCTGTAGAAAACCAGTTATAGGCGGTAAAACTGGAGGAATACAAGATGCTATAGTTGATGGAGAGACGGGTTTATTAGTTAAGCCGACGGACATTAAAGAAATCAGTGATGCTGTTATCAAGATTCTATCTGATGAAAAATTAGCAACAACTCTGGGAAACAAAGGGTATACGAGGATAGTAAATGAATTCAGTAGCAAAAGGATAACCGAAAAGATAAATAATACGCTTTTCTCTATTTTTTAAGTTATTTCTAATGAAGACCCATATAAAAGATATATTAATTGAGATTCTTGGTAATCTTGATGCAGGACAACGAATACGTAAAACACATATTTTTTCTGTGCTCAATAAACTAAATCTTGATGGGAAAACAATTCTTGATGCGGGCAGTGGTTTTGGAGATTATATATTTTCACTTGCTCGAGGATATCCGTCAAATCAATTTATCGGAATAGAAATGGATCCGGAAAAGATAAAACAATGTATTTTGAAACGAGATAGACAAAATATTAGAAATATTGAATTTATTCAAGATAACCTTGAAAATTTTTCTGGGACGAATGCATTTGATGTAATTTATAGTATAGATGTCCTTGAACATATTGTTAATGACCGGACAGTATTTATGAGTTTTTACCGAGCATTGAAACGTGGTGGAATTTTGCTCATACATGTACCCAATATCAATCAGAAAAGACATTTCAAACAATTTGAGACTTGGGAACAAAATGACCATGTAAGAAATGGCTACGAAAGAGAAGAACTTGTCAATAAATTAAATAAATTAGGATTTAATGATATTAAAACAAAATCTACCTGTGGCTGGGCAGAATCCTTGGCGTGGGAAATCCAGAAG from Elusimicrobiota bacterium includes:
- a CDS encoding class I SAM-dependent methyltransferase, with amino-acid sequence MKTHIKDILIEILGNLDAGQRIRKTHIFSVLNKLNLDGKTILDAGSGFGDYIFSLARGYPSNQFIGIEMDPEKIKQCILKRDRQNIRNIEFIQDNLENFSGTNAFDVIYSIDVLEHIVNDRTVFMSFYRALKRGGILLIHVPNINQKRHFKQFETWEQNDHVRNGYEREELVNKLNKLGFNDIKTKSTCGWAESLAWEIQKLFEIWFSHRIGQIISFPLVLYLTFIDRHINKTSGNGILLMARK
- a CDS encoding glycosyltransferase family 4 protein, encoding APKVRNSVDFDRQQNYKIYRYSFFYSLIEKYPKLYKLFIFPILFLFVIHGLKIIKKENIAFIQCGSADLGLAGWCLSKLTGKPYLIYTHGNDIIVKRHSLSSQLWKNRVIAIALRKANAVIANSNFTKTKIVEYSVSSDKVTIVNPCIKAGIFYPKQEEAITIRKKYNLENKKVLLSVGRLVTRKGHDFVIKALPNILKSFPDTIYLIVGKGNEKNRLRELVKGLTLEKNVVFVGYVPDSELNGYYNACDIFIMPSRELSGDVEGFGIVYLEANACRKPVIGGKTGGIQDAIVDGETGLLVKPTDIKEISDAVIKILSDEKLATTLGNKGYTRIVNEFSSKRITEKINNTLFSIF